The following coding sequences lie in one Nitrospirota bacterium genomic window:
- the fabF gene encoding beta-ketoacyl-ACP synthase II, translating into MPNRKPHVLLYPIMRRVVITGIGAVTPLGNDIETTWENLTKKRSGIGPITKFDPSDLTGRIAGEVKDFSPEKYISKKDIQRLDPFIHYAVAAAMMAAEDAGLMKAEVRSQKSEVRKDSELISLPITRHPSLDFAGIVIGSSRGGISTLEKAFVRSQKTEDRRQTVSSRITHHASGFSPYLMPATTISMAPSYISMKLGIRGAALGISTACASGTNAIGEAFRMVQRGEVAIAIAGGSDAPICKLAVGGYAASGALSRMDHEPEKASRPFDKHRDGFVIAEGAGVVVLEELDSARKRGARIYAELSGYGMSSDAFHQTQPDSEGEALAINRALKDANVSANEVDYINAHATSTPLGDAAETEAIKKVFGKLTGDIYVSSCKSMLGHMLGAAGAVEAAITVISISRGIIVPTINLDEPDADCKLKHVTSTIEKEINVAVTNSFGFGGVNAVLVLKRFHSNG; encoded by the coding sequence ATGCCGAATCGCAAACCGCATGTGTTACTATATCCCATCATGAGACGGGTTGTAATTACTGGTATCGGCGCGGTGACGCCGCTTGGCAATGACATAGAGACGACATGGGAGAATTTAACCAAAAAAAGGTCCGGCATAGGACCCATAACTAAATTTGACCCCTCTGACCTGACGGGCCGGATCGCCGGGGAAGTAAAAGACTTCTCTCCTGAAAAGTATATCTCAAAAAAAGATATTCAGCGGCTTGATCCTTTTATCCATTACGCAGTAGCAGCGGCAATGATGGCAGCGGAAGACGCGGGACTGATGAAAGCAGAAGTCAGAAGTCAGAAGTCAGAAGTCAGAAAAGACTCCGAACTAATCTCGTTACCCATCACCCGTCACCCGTCACTCGATTTCGCAGGAATCGTCATCGGCTCAAGCAGGGGCGGGATATCGACTTTGGAAAAGGCATTTGTCAGAAGTCAGAAAACAGAGGACAGAAGACAGACTGTCTCATCACGCATTACGCATCACGCGTCAGGCTTTTCGCCTTATCTTATGCCTGCGACAACGATCAGCATGGCCCCGTCTTACATCTCCATGAAGCTGGGAATAAGAGGCGCTGCGCTGGGAATATCAACTGCGTGCGCATCGGGAACGAACGCGATCGGAGAGGCATTCCGGATGGTCCAGCGGGGCGAGGTTGCCATTGCCATTGCCGGAGGCTCGGATGCGCCTATTTGCAAACTTGCGGTTGGCGGATACGCGGCATCAGGGGCGCTTTCAAGAATGGACCATGAACCTGAAAAGGCAAGCAGGCCTTTTGATAAACACAGGGACGGATTTGTTATTGCCGAAGGCGCCGGGGTTGTTGTTCTTGAAGAACTCGACAGCGCTCGCAAAAGAGGGGCAAGGATCTACGCGGAGCTGTCAGGATATGGAATGTCTTCAGATGCGTTTCATCAGACACAGCCGGACAGTGAAGGTGAAGCCCTCGCGATCAACAGGGCATTGAAAGACGCTAATGTCTCAGCAAATGAAGTTGATTATATAAACGCACACGCTACGTCAACTCCCCTTGGGGATGCGGCGGAGACTGAGGCGATCAAAAAAGTATTTGGCAAATTGACGGGTGATATTTACGTAAGCTCATGCAAATCCATGCTGGGGCACATGTTAGGCGCTGCCGGGGCAGTGGAAGCGGCAATAACGGTGATCTCAATCAGCAGGGGGATCATCGTACCGACAATCAATCTCGATGAGCCGGACGCGGATTGCAAACTAAAACATGTGACATCAACAATCGAGAAAGAGATAAACGTCGCTGTCACAAACTCCTTCGGCTTTGGGGGGGTGAATGCAGTGCTGGTGTTGAAGAGATTCCATTCAAACGGTTAG
- a CDS encoding C_GCAxxG_C_C family protein encodes MAAYGVKLGLDHETALRLGNFFGGGIGRMGDTCGAVTGALMVIGLKYGTADTGNKASKVKGYDLSKKFVDEFKARNRSVICRELIGFDIGLKKDLDADAWMIISERCPKFVQDAAEILEEIL; translated from the coding sequence TTGGCGGCTTACGGGGTTAAGCTGGGGCTTGATCATGAAACAGCGCTGAGGCTTGGGAACTTTTTCGGGGGCGGCATAGGGAGGATGGGAGATACCTGCGGAGCGGTGACCGGGGCGTTGATGGTCATCGGCCTTAAATACGGCACAGCAGATACGGGAAATAAAGCGTCAAAGGTAAAGGGTTATGACCTTTCAAAGAAATTTGTCGATGAATTTAAGGCCAGAAACAGGTCCGTCATTTGCAGGGAGCTTATAGGTTTTGACATAGGTTTAAAAAAAGACCTGGACGCTGACGCATGGATGATCATCTCTGAACGGTGTCCGAAATTTGTTCAGGATGCCGCGGAAATATTGGAGGAGATATTATGA
- the moaC gene encoding cyclic pyranopterin monophosphate synthase MoaC — protein MKKLTHIDKEGKARMVDVGNKPATQREAVATGAVYMEKETLRLIADNKIAKGNVFETARLAGIMAAKKTHELIPLCHPLNITSISVDFMADKKKNKVDIEAKVKCTGQTGVEMEALTAVSVSALTIYDMCKAVDKAMVISGVMLIEKRGGKSGEWKRK, from the coding sequence ATGAAGAAACTCACGCACATTGACAAAGAAGGCAAAGCCCGGATGGTTGATGTAGGCAATAAACCTGCGACTCAGAGAGAAGCTGTGGCAACAGGCGCTGTTTACATGGAAAAGGAAACCCTCCGCCTTATTGCAGATAATAAGATCGCAAAGGGAAACGTCTTTGAAACAGCAAGGCTTGCGGGCATTATGGCTGCAAAGAAGACGCATGAACTGATCCCGCTGTGTCATCCGTTAAACATCACTTCCATTTCCGTAGATTTTATGGCAGACAAGAAAAAGAACAAGGTTGACATCGAGGCAAAGGTAAAATGCACGGGGCAGACAGGCGTTGAGATGGAGGCGCTTACCGCTGTATCGGTTTCAGCCCTCACCATTTATGATATGTGCAAGGCGGTGGACAAGGCCATGGTCATCTCCGGCGTTATGCTTATTGAAAAGCGCGGCGGAAAAAGCGGCGAGTGGAAGCGAAAATAG
- a CDS encoding NAD(P)H-dependent oxidoreductase subunit E produces MIEKKCEQILEKYYSQKGSVISVLQDVQEAFGYIPEDVVFWFSDKLNIPASNFFGVATFYAQFYLKPRGKNIITACCGTACHVRGASPMISRIRADLAIAEGENTTDDGQFTFENVACVGACSIAPVLIINKKIYGNMSPDKASKTLKEFETGEGD; encoded by the coding sequence ATGATCGAGAAGAAATGTGAACAGATTCTGGAAAAATATTACTCTCAGAAAGGCAGCGTAATATCCGTCCTTCAGGATGTGCAGGAGGCCTTCGGCTATATCCCCGAGGATGTGGTTTTCTGGTTTTCCGACAAGCTGAATATCCCCGCAAGCAATTTCTTCGGAGTGGCAACCTTCTACGCGCAGTTTTATCTGAAACCCCGCGGCAAAAACATTATAACGGCATGCTGCGGCACCGCGTGTCACGTCAGGGGCGCAAGCCCGATGATAAGCAGGATCAGGGCTGACCTGGCAATTGCCGAGGGAGAGAACACCACTGATGACGGGCAATTCACCTTTGAGAATGTAGCGTGTGTCGGCGCGTGCAGCATTGCGCCGGTGCTCATTATAAATAAAAAGATCTACGGCAACATGTCCCCGGACAAGGCTTCAAAGACGTTGAAGGAATTTGAAACGGGTGAAGGCGATTAA
- the nuoF gene encoding NADH-quinone oxidoreductase subunit NuoF, translated as MKMAEKKKTETKAKPKAGKPSVKDLTIRVCVGTGGLAAGSSEVIDQFHKELEAHGLAAHIEKKCVNKTGCRGFCAKDVLVDVILNDNLSTYQFIKPEMVGRIVEDHIISGNPVEEWLVGPEYHTFHDKQTKILLKQCGQIDPEDIDAYIGIGGYEGAKKALSLTSFEVTEEVKSSGLRGRGGAGFLTGLKWELCSMSKGTPKYIICNADEGDPGAFMDRSVIEGNPHSVLEGMIIGGYAIGANHGYVYIRAEYPLAIARLETAIKQATERGFIGKNIFGSDFDFDIKIKQGAGAFICGEETALIASIEGKRGLPRSKPPFPVNKGLWGKPTVINNVETLANLPSIITKGASWYAAIGSEKSKGTKVFALTGKIKNTGLIEVPMGMSLKEIIYDIGGGLEKNRKLKAVQTGGPSGGCIPASHIDMPVDYESLISIGSMMGSGGMVVMDDTTCMVDMSKFFLSFTQSESCGKCVPCRIGTKRMLEILTRITEGKGKEDDIELLIELGTDIKLSSLCGLGMSAPNPVLSTIHFFRHEYESHIKDGICPSNVCKALRQYIVNIDLCKMCGKCFRVCPAGAITWEAKKKAAIDKSKCIKCGACFEACPFNSIK; from the coding sequence ATTAAGATGGCTGAAAAGAAAAAAACTGAGACAAAAGCTAAACCGAAGGCCGGGAAACCGTCCGTTAAAGACCTGACCATCAGGGTCTGCGTAGGAACAGGCGGGCTTGCGGCAGGAAGCAGCGAGGTCATTGACCAATTTCATAAGGAACTCGAAGCTCATGGGCTTGCGGCGCACATCGAGAAAAAATGCGTGAACAAGACGGGCTGCCGCGGATTCTGTGCCAAAGACGTTTTGGTAGACGTGATCCTTAATGACAATTTATCAACCTATCAATTCATAAAACCGGAGATGGTAGGCCGCATCGTAGAGGACCATATTATAAGCGGCAACCCCGTTGAGGAATGGCTCGTGGGCCCGGAGTATCACACCTTTCATGATAAACAGACAAAGATACTCCTGAAACAGTGCGGGCAGATCGATCCTGAAGACATCGACGCGTACATCGGCATCGGCGGATATGAGGGGGCCAAAAAGGCGCTTTCGCTTACTTCGTTTGAAGTGACCGAAGAGGTGAAGTCATCAGGGCTTCGCGGAAGAGGCGGGGCCGGATTTCTTACAGGCCTCAAATGGGAGCTTTGCAGCATGTCCAAAGGCACGCCGAAGTATATCATCTGCAATGCGGATGAAGGCGACCCGGGCGCGTTCATGGACAGGTCTGTTATTGAAGGCAATCCTCACTCGGTTTTGGAAGGAATGATCATCGGCGGTTACGCCATCGGCGCAAACCACGGTTATGTCTATATCCGCGCTGAATATCCCCTTGCAATAGCGCGGCTTGAAACTGCAATTAAGCAGGCCACTGAAAGAGGCTTTATCGGGAAGAACATATTCGGCAGCGATTTTGATTTCGATATAAAAATAAAACAGGGCGCGGGCGCGTTTATCTGCGGTGAAGAGACAGCGCTCATAGCCTCAATTGAAGGCAAAAGAGGACTGCCGCGCTCAAAGCCGCCATTCCCCGTCAACAAGGGTTTATGGGGCAAGCCCACTGTCATTAACAACGTTGAGACGCTTGCGAACCTGCCGTCCATTATTACAAAAGGCGCTTCATGGTATGCAGCTATCGGAAGCGAGAAAAGCAAAGGCACAAAGGTCTTCGCCCTTACCGGCAAGATAAAAAATACGGGCCTTATTGAAGTGCCGATGGGCATGTCTCTGAAAGAGATCATCTATGACATCGGCGGCGGCCTGGAAAAGAACCGCAAGTTAAAGGCCGTCCAGACCGGCGGGCCGTCAGGAGGCTGCATCCCGGCTTCGCACATTGACATGCCGGTGGATTACGAATCTCTGATAAGCATCGGCTCAATGATGGGTTCCGGCGGAATGGTCGTCATGGACGACACCACCTGCATGGTGGACATGTCAAAGTTCTTCCTGTCTTTTACTCAGAGCGAGTCCTGCGGCAAATGCGTGCCGTGCAGGATAGGGACCAAAAGGATGCTCGAAATTCTGACAAGGATAACTGAGGGCAAGGGCAAAGAAGATGACATAGAGCTTCTGATAGAACTCGGCACGGACATAAAACTTTCATCGCTGTGCGGCCTTGGAATGTCAGCGCCCAATCCCGTGCTTTCAACTATTCACTTTTTCAGACATGAATACGAGTCTCACATAAAAGACGGCATCTGTCCTTCAAATGTGTGCAAGGCATTGCGCCAGTATATTGTAAATATTGATCTCTGCAAGATGTGCGGCAAATGCTTCAGGGTATGTCCGGCAGGCGCCATCACCTGGGAGGCCAAGAAAAAAGCCGCGATCGATAAATCAAAATGCATAAAGTGCGGAGCGTGTTTTGAGGCGTGTCCGTTTAACTCAATTAAGTAA
- a CDS encoding cyclic nucleotide-binding domain-containing protein gives MISTRRLKEVTLFKEFTQEELEKISTMMKEAFYPKGTVVWEEDSPEQGLQIIDYGRVRVSRRTKEGNRQILAVLKVNNFYGELSILDGRAHSASVEALEDTKVFILAKADMDRLLQDSPQTAYKIVREMTITIVEILRDMNDKFMKLVDYVWE, from the coding sequence ATGATAAGCACAAGACGGTTAAAGGAAGTAACATTATTTAAAGAATTCACACAGGAAGAGCTTGAGAAGATCTCAACCATGATGAAAGAGGCCTTTTACCCGAAAGGCACCGTAGTCTGGGAAGAGGACAGCCCTGAACAGGGACTGCAGATCATTGACTACGGAAGGGTCAGGGTCAGCAGGAGGACCAAAGAGGGCAACAGGCAGATACTTGCCGTGCTGAAAGTAAACAATTTCTACGGAGAGCTTTCAATACTGGACGGCCGCGCGCATTCAGCATCGGTAGAAGCGCTGGAAGATACAAAGGTGTTCATACTGGCGAAGGCCGACATGGACAGGCTCTTACAGGACAGCCCCCAGACAGCTTACAAGATCGTCCGCGAGATGACGATCACTATCGTTGAGATACTGCGCGATATGAACGACAAGTTCATGAAGCTGGTTGATTACGTCTGGGAGTAG
- the fdhF gene encoding formate dehydrogenase subunit alpha, with product MDKQVKIKINGIEVVCEKEDTILEAAKKAGVRIPTLCHDERLEPYGGCRLCIVEVKGVNRPLPSCTTPVTNNMDIVTESSTITRIRKNLISLILSNHPNDCMRCEQTGACDLQDLAYEYGVDGKRFEGEMWNLPIREDNPFITYEPNKCILCGRCTRICNEVVMAGTIELVGRGFNSMPDTAFRKPRSLENCEFCGQCVSTCPTGALTDRKGRGRGRSYEMKKVKTTCSYCGTGCNFFLNVKDNKVVKVTSDYDAPVNKGNLCIKGRYGYDFIHSAERIKTPLIKRGGSFHEATWDEALELIANKFKELIDRHGPEKVGGFSSSRCTNEENYLMSKWVRCAIGSNNVDNCARVUHAPTVAGLATSLGAGAATNSLSQMPDIDTLFLFGSNPTEAHPIVSFWLKKALRRGAKLIVGDPRKTWMARRADVWLNLKPGSNIAMLNGIVNVILQNGWENKEFIAKRTESFEELKAKVSEYDLDRVEKLTGVSKDNIIEAARLYSHADKAMIVYGLGVTEHQTGTENAMAIANLALVCGQIGRPSTGIMALRGQNNVQGASDLGPLPATLPGYQSVTDANVRAKFEKAWGVKISPKPGLKSVEMLDECKRGNFKGLFILGEDPAQTDPDLHHVWSALESVEFLVVQDIFHTETTRFAHVILPGASFAEKDGTFTNGERRVQRVRKAIEPLSGMAEWQVISKLSTLMGYPMNYNHPSEIMDEIAGLVSIYGGISYDRLENGGIQWPCPTKDHPGTTTLYSDLFSRPGGLARFMALDHKGSGEVTDKNYPLVLITGRIREHYNNGSMTKRSLGINEVVPEELLEISREDAQELKIKSGDMVKVSSKRGEIKVRVKVTDRSQPGNVFLTFHHRNALSNILTSEHRDPITGTPEYKSCAVRVEK from the coding sequence TTGGACAAACAGGTAAAAATAAAGATCAACGGCATAGAGGTTGTCTGCGAGAAGGAAGACACGATCCTTGAGGCGGCGAAAAAGGCCGGCGTCAGGATCCCCACCCTCTGCCACGATGAGCGCCTTGAACCTTACGGAGGATGCCGCCTGTGCATTGTTGAAGTCAAGGGCGTTAACAGGCCGCTGCCTTCATGCACCACTCCAGTGACAAACAACATGGACATCGTCACGGAAAGCAGCACGATAACAAGGATAAGAAAGAACCTTATTTCCCTGATCCTTTCAAACCACCCAAACGACTGCATGAGGTGCGAGCAGACAGGCGCCTGCGACCTCCAGGACCTTGCGTATGAATACGGAGTTGACGGCAAGCGTTTTGAAGGCGAGATGTGGAACCTGCCTATCAGGGAAGATAACCCTTTCATAACATATGAACCAAACAAGTGCATCCTGTGCGGACGCTGCACGAGGATATGCAATGAAGTTGTGATGGCTGGAACGATAGAGCTTGTCGGCAGAGGCTTTAACTCAATGCCCGACACAGCATTTAGAAAACCCCGCTCCCTTGAAAACTGCGAATTCTGCGGGCAATGCGTATCCACCTGCCCGACCGGCGCGCTTACAGACAGGAAGGGAAGGGGCAGGGGGCGCTCCTATGAAATGAAAAAGGTGAAGACCACCTGCTCCTACTGCGGGACAGGATGCAACTTCTTTTTAAACGTAAAGGACAACAAGGTCGTAAAAGTCACTTCTGATTATGACGCCCCTGTGAACAAAGGCAACCTCTGCATAAAGGGACGCTACGGTTATGACTTCATTCACAGCGCGGAGAGGATAAAGACGCCGCTTATTAAAAGAGGCGGCAGCTTTCACGAAGCCACCTGGGATGAGGCGCTTGAACTTATCGCAAATAAATTTAAAGAGCTGATCGACAGGCACGGCCCGGAAAAGGTCGGCGGCTTTTCATCGTCCCGCTGCACCAACGAAGAAAATTATCTCATGTCAAAATGGGTGAGATGCGCAATAGGGTCTAACAACGTAGACAATTGCGCGCGTGTCTGACACGCCCCCACTGTTGCCGGTCTGGCAACCAGCCTGGGAGCGGGAGCTGCCACAAATTCATTATCTCAGATGCCTGACATAGATACGCTCTTTTTGTTCGGATCGAATCCGACAGAGGCGCATCCGATAGTTTCGTTCTGGCTTAAAAAGGCTTTGCGCAGAGGCGCGAAGCTTATCGTGGGCGATCCGAGAAAAACCTGGATGGCAAGACGCGCTGACGTTTGGCTTAACCTGAAACCCGGCAGCAACATCGCAATGCTGAACGGTATTGTAAATGTGATTCTGCAAAACGGCTGGGAGAACAAAGAGTTCATCGCAAAAAGGACGGAGAGCTTTGAGGAATTGAAGGCGAAGGTCAGCGAATATGACCTTGACCGCGTTGAAAAACTTACGGGAGTTTCAAAAGATAACATCATTGAGGCGGCCCGTTTATATTCACACGCCGATAAGGCCATGATCGTTTACGGCCTTGGCGTTACCGAGCACCAGACCGGAACGGAAAACGCAATGGCAATTGCAAACCTCGCGCTTGTCTGCGGACAAATCGGCAGGCCTTCAACGGGCATCATGGCGCTTAGAGGACAGAACAATGTCCAGGGAGCTTCAGACCTCGGGCCGCTGCCTGCCACGCTTCCCGGTTATCAATCAGTTACAGATGCGAATGTACGCGCGAAATTTGAAAAGGCATGGGGCGTGAAAATAAGTCCCAAGCCCGGACTCAAATCAGTTGAGATGCTTGATGAATGCAAGAGGGGGAATTTCAAAGGGCTCTTCATCCTGGGAGAAGACCCCGCGCAGACAGACCCTGACCTTCATCATGTTTGGAGCGCGCTTGAGTCGGTTGAATTTCTTGTTGTGCAGGATATCTTTCATACAGAGACAACACGCTTTGCTCATGTGATACTCCCCGGCGCGAGCTTCGCTGAAAAGGACGGCACCTTCACAAACGGCGAGCGCAGGGTCCAGCGCGTGAGAAAGGCGATTGAGCCTCTCTCCGGAATGGCTGAGTGGCAGGTAATCAGCAAACTGTCAACCCTGATGGGTTACCCGATGAATTACAATCATCCTTCCGAGATCATGGATGAGATCGCAGGCCTCGTGTCAATCTACGGAGGCATCAGCTATGACCGTCTTGAGAACGGAGGGATTCAGTGGCCGTGTCCGACAAAGGACCATCCCGGCACAACGACTTTATACTCGGACCTGTTTTCAAGGCCCGGGGGATTGGCAAGATTCATGGCGCTTGACCACAAAGGCTCAGGAGAAGTTACGGACAAAAATTATCCTCTCGTCCTGATCACCGGAAGAATACGCGAGCACTACAACAACGGCTCCATGACAAAGAGGTCGCTTGGAATAAATGAGGTCGTCCCTGAAGAACTGCTTGAAATAAGCCGTGAAGACGCGCAGGAGCTGAAGATCAAAAGCGGCGATATGGTGAAGGTCTCATCCAAACGCGGCGAAATCAAAGTCCGCGTCAAGGTCACAGACCGTTCACAACCGGGGAATGTGTTCCTCACATTCCATCACAGAAACGCGCTTTCAAACATCCTGACCTCGGAACACAGAGACCCGATCACAGGCACCCCTGAATATAAATCATGCGCGGTGAGAGTGGAGAAGTAG
- the glgB gene encoding 1,4-alpha-glucan branching protein GlgB, with translation MELRNYETGDKVRYDASRLTEQDIYLFKEGNHFRLYKNLGSHLMDVEGVSGVHFAVWAPNAENVSVIGDFNQWDRDSHQLAPRWDGSGIWEGFIAGLKKGDLYKYHIVSRFNDYKVEKGDPFAFYWETPPKTASVVWDLKYEWNDQGWMADRHENNSLSAPYSIYEVHLGSWRRVPEEDNRYLTYRELAHQLADYVKEMGFTHVELMPVMEHPFYGSWGYQTLGYFAPTSRFGTPQDFMYLIDHLHQNGIGVILDWVPSHFPSDQYGLSYFDGTYLYEHEDPKKGYHPEWCSYIFNHGRNEVRNFLISSAMFWLEHYHIDGLRVDAVASMLYLDYARKEGEWIPNIYGSKENLEAISFLKRFNEMVYTFYPDTQTFAEESTAWAMVSRPVYVGGLGFGMKWNMGWMHDTLKYFSHEPVHRKYHHDQLTFSIWYAFFENFVLPLSHDEVTHGKGALLGKMPGDEWQSCANLRLLFGYMWGHPGKKLLFMGGEIAQWREWVHEESLEWHALEHPSHQGVQRWVKDLNHFYRTEPALYELDFSNDGFEWVDFHDWEDSVISFVRKGKNTQDIILVVCNFTPVPRLNYRVGVPRGGYWREMMNSDAEMYWGSNVGNSGGVQAEEMPAHGMGHSLSLTLPPLGIIFLKSA, from the coding sequence ATGGAGCTAAGAAATTATGAGACCGGCGACAAGGTCAGATATGACGCAAGCAGGTTGACCGAGCAGGATATTTATCTCTTTAAGGAAGGCAATCACTTCAGGCTCTATAAAAACCTCGGCTCGCATTTGATGGACGTAGAAGGTGTCAGCGGAGTGCATTTTGCCGTGTGGGCGCCCAACGCGGAAAATGTATCGGTCATCGGCGACTTTAATCAGTGGGACCGGGACTCTCACCAGCTTGCCCCGAGATGGGACGGCTCCGGGATATGGGAGGGTTTTATCGCGGGGCTTAAAAAAGGAGACCTCTACAAATATCACATTGTCTCAAGATTCAACGATTACAAAGTGGAAAAAGGAGACCCCTTTGCCTTTTACTGGGAAACGCCTCCGAAAACAGCTTCGGTTGTCTGGGACCTGAAGTATGAATGGAATGACCAGGGATGGATGGCAGACAGGCATGAGAATAATTCCCTGAGCGCGCCTTATTCAATATACGAAGTCCATCTCGGCTCCTGGAGGCGCGTGCCTGAAGAGGACAACAGGTATCTCACCTACAGGGAACTCGCCCATCAGCTCGCGGACTATGTGAAGGAAATGGGGTTTACTCATGTTGAGCTCATGCCAGTTATGGAGCACCCTTTTTACGGCTCATGGGGATATCAGACCCTTGGATATTTCGCGCCGACAAGCAGGTTCGGCACCCCGCAGGATTTCATGTACCTGATAGACCACTTGCACCAGAACGGCATCGGCGTGATCCTCGACTGGGTGCCTTCGCACTTTCCTTCAGACCAGTACGGCCTGTCCTATTTTGACGGGACCTATCTCTACGAGCATGAAGACCCCAAGAAAGGCTATCACCCCGAATGGTGCAGTTACATATTCAATCACGGGCGGAATGAAGTCAGAAACTTCCTTATCAGCAGCGCCATGTTCTGGCTTGAGCACTACCATATCGACGGGCTGAGGGTGGACGCGGTCGCCTCAATGCTCTACCTTGATTACGCGAGAAAGGAAGGCGAGTGGATACCCAACATATACGGCAGTAAGGAAAACCTTGAGGCCATAAGCTTTTTAAAGAGGTTCAATGAAATGGTCTACACCTTCTATCCCGACACGCAGACCTTTGCCGAGGAATCAACGGCGTGGGCCATGGTCTCGCGGCCAGTCTATGTCGGCGGCCTGGGCTTCGGCATGAAATGGAACATGGGCTGGATGCACGATACGCTGAAATATTTTTCGCATGAGCCCGTGCACAGGAAATACCACCATGACCAGCTAACGTTCAGCATCTGGTATGCGTTCTTTGAGAATTTCGTCCTGCCCCTTTCGCATGACGAGGTGACCCACGGCAAAGGGGCGCTGCTTGGAAAGATGCCCGGCGACGAGTGGCAGAGCTGCGCCAACCTCAGGCTTTTGTTCGGCTACATGTGGGGGCATCCCGGAAAGAAGCTCCTGTTCATGGGAGGGGAGATCGCGCAGTGGAGGGAATGGGTCCACGAAGAGAGCCTTGAGTGGCACGCGCTTGAACATCCTTCACACCAGGGTGTGCAGAGATGGGTGAAGGACCTGAACCACTTTTACAGGACAGAACCCGCGCTCTACGAACTGGATTTTTCAAACGACGGATTTGAATGGGTGGACTTCCATGACTGGGAAGACAGCGTTATCAGTTTTGTCAGAAAAGGGAAAAACACGCAGGACATCATCCTCGTAGTATGTAATTTCACTCCTGTGCCCAGGCTGAATTACAGGGTGGGAGTCCCACGCGGCGGCTACTGGAGAGAGATGATGAACAGCGACGCGGAAATGTACTGGGGAAGCAACGTCGGCAATTCCGGCGGCGTTCAAGCAGAAGAGATGCCTGCGCACGGGATGGGACATTCCCTGTCACTTACCCTGCCTCCGCTGGGCATAATATTTCTCAAGAGTGCATGA
- a CDS encoding ABC transporter ATP-binding protein — MIIDIKNVSCILGNKHVLRNINWTVRPGEHWAIIGLNGSGKTTLLKMINGYVFPSTGEMSVLGKPFGSYDWRELRREIGFISSSLQEIFYANETAKEIVLSGIFSTIGLYDKPKAKDVEKALSLLRQLDCSHAANQPYAELSQGERQKVLIARALISSPQLLVMDEPCAGLDIFSREHLLSSIENLGKSASAPTLIYVSHHIEEILPVFTHTLLLRRGRIHSSGRTMEILTKANLSSFFETPVDVKRHKGRVRVEI, encoded by the coding sequence ATGATTATTGACATCAAAAACGTCTCCTGCATATTGGGGAATAAACATGTTCTGCGTAATATCAACTGGACCGTAAGGCCCGGCGAGCACTGGGCCATTATCGGACTGAACGGCTCCGGCAAGACAACCCTTTTGAAGATGATCAACGGATACGTGTTTCCATCAACTGGTGAGATGAGCGTTTTGGGGAAACCCTTCGGCTCATATGATTGGCGGGAATTGCGCAGGGAAATAGGCTTCATCAGCTCCTCGCTCCAGGAAATTTTTTACGCAAACGAAACCGCGAAGGAGATTGTGCTCAGCGGTATTTTTTCGACGATCGGGCTTTATGATAAACCAAAGGCAAAGGATGTTGAAAAGGCCTTGTCCCTGCTGCGCCAACTCGACTGCTCCCACGCTGCAAACCAGCCTTACGCTGAGTTGTCACAGGGAGAAAGGCAGAAGGTCCTCATCGCCCGTGCCCTGATCAGCTCTCCGCAATTACTTGTCATGGATGAGCCTTGCGCGGGACTGGATATCTTTTCAAGGGAACATCTTTTATCGTCCATTGAAAATCTGGGCAAGAGCGCCTCTGCCCCTACCCTCATTTATGTCTCTCATCACATAGAAGAAATACTGCCGGTCTTTACGCACACACTGCTGCTGCGCCGGGGCAGGATCCATTCCTCCGGCAGAACTATGGAAATCCTTACCAAGGCCAATCTCTCATCTTTTTTTGAGACACCCGTGGATGTAAAAAGGCATAAGGGCCGGGTGCGGGTGGAGATATGA